From Anaplasma ovis str. Haibei:
TCAAGGAAAGGCAACCCCAGGACATTCCATGGGAAGAAGAGGGGGTGAATGTAGTTCTAGAATGTACGGGAAAATTTAATAACAGGGAGTCCTCCGGGCTGCATCTTAAAGGTACGGTGAAAAAAGTAGTGGTGTCCGCTCCAGTCGCTGGTGCAGATATTCAGGTAATTTTTGGCGTGAATGAGGGGGAGATAAGTAGTGGGCACGATGTGATATCAGTAGGATCATGCACCACGAACTGCGCAGCCCACGTTGTTAAGGCTATGGATGAGGCTTTTGGGATAGAGGGCGGATTTATAACTACAGTGCATGCATACACAAATGATCAAAATCACGTGGATGGCAGCCATAAAGACCTTAGAAGGGCCCGCGCATGCGGTCTCTCTATGATTCCCACAACTACTGGGGCATCCAAGGCTCTGGAGGTTCTGTTTCCAAAGCTATCCGGTAGGCTTTCAGCCTCCTCCATTAGGGTGCCTACCCCAAATGTCTCGGTAGTAGACTTCGCTTTTGTTTCTTCTTCTAAGACGACTGTAGAGTCTG
This genomic window contains:
- the gap gene encoding type I glyceraldehyde-3-phosphate dehydrogenase; protein product: MLRIGINGLGRIGRCLFRMLFENNIPNVELVAVNGSSSLELHRHLLRNDSVHGRFGHDIGVREGNLLEVGGKTVKFFKERQPQDIPWEEEGVNVVLECTGKFNNRESSGLHLKGTVKKVVVSAPVAGADIQVIFGVNEGEISSGHDVISVGSCTTNCAAHVVKAMDEAFGIEGGFITTVHAYTNDQNHVDGSHKDLRRARACGLSMIPTTTGASKALEVLFPKLSGRLSASSIRVPTPNVSVVDFAFVSSSKTTVESVNDALCRAAAARPDVLMASDEQLVSSDFNHTTYSAVFDLMETYTNNGGVSRVLAWYDNEWAFAARMIDVSRELLRFLS